A stretch of the Meles meles chromosome 19, mMelMel3.1 paternal haplotype, whole genome shotgun sequence genome encodes the following:
- the FBXO27 gene encoding F-box only protein 27, giving the protein MGASASRGRPARVPAPEPEPEEALDLSQLPPELLLVVLSHVPPRTLLGCCRRVCRGWRALVDGQALWLLILARDHGALLPLARSCLPPAHDDRPCLLGRFCERRPIGRNLIRNPCGQEGLRKWMVQHGGDGWVVEVNRSTVPGAPSQTCFVSSFSWCRKKQVLDLEEEGLWPELLDSGKIEICVSDWWGARHDSGCMYRLLVQLLDANQTVLDKFSAMPVPIQQWNNNVCFQVTHVFSNIKMGVRFVSFEHWGQDTQFWAGHYGARVTNSSVVVRAQLS; this is encoded by the exons ATGGGCGCCTCGGCCTCCCGGGGCCGGCCCGCCCGGGTCCCCGCGCCGGAGCCCGAACCTGAGGAGGCGCTGGACCTGAGCCAACTGCCACCGGAGCTGCTCCTGGTGGTGCTGAGCCACGTGCCTCCGCGCACGCTGCTGGGGTGCTGCCGCCGAGTGTGCCGGGGCTGGCGCGCCCTGGTGGACGGCCAGGCCCTGTGGCTGCTCATCCTGGCCCGGGACCACGGCGCCCTGCTGCCGCTCGCCCGCAgctgcctgccccctgcccacGACGACAGGCCCTGCCTCCTGGGCCGCTTCTGCGAGCGCCGCCCGATCGGACGCAACCTCATCCGCAACCCCTGCGGCCAGG AAGGCCTCCGGAAATGGATGGTGCAGCATGGTGGGGACGGCTGGGTGGTGGAGGTCAACAGGTCTACGGTGCCCGGGGCCCCCTCGCAGACCTGCTTCGTGTCTTCCTTCAG CTGGTGTCGCAAAAAGCAGGTGTTGGACCTGGAGGAGGAGGGTTTGTGGCCAGAGCTGCTAGATAGTGGCAAGATTGAGATTTGTGTCTCTGATTG gtGGGGAGCCCGACACGACAGTGGCTGTATGTACCGACTCCTTGTCCAACTTCTAGATGCCAACCAGACTGTGCTGGATAAATTCTCCGCTATGCCCGTTCCCATCCAACAGTGGAACAACAATGTCTGCTTTCAG GTCACCCACGTGTTCTCCAACATCAAGATGGGCGTCCGCTTTGTGTCTTTCGAACACTGGGGCCAGGACACACAGTTCTGGGCTGGTCACTATGGAGCCCGTGTGACCAACTCCAGTGTGGTCGTCAGGGCCCAGCTGTCTTAG